Proteins from a single region of Sediminispirochaeta bajacaliforniensis DSM 16054:
- a CDS encoding alanine--tRNA ligase, with product MNSDELRNKYIDFFVSKGHARITGQSLIPENDPTVLFTTAGMHPLVPYLLGEPHPAGTRLTDYQKCIRTGDIDAVGDPHHLTFFEMLGNWSLGDYFKEDAISMSFEFLTSPKWLGIPVEKLSVTCFAGDDEVPRDEESASVWKRMGIPEDRIFFLGRGDNWWGPAGETGPCGPDTEMFIDTGRDACGDDCRPGCPCGKYFEVWNDVFMQYNKQADGSFIPLERTCVDTGMGIERTVAVLQGKRSVYETEAFTPLISGIERLSGKQYGKDEGDDTSIRIIADHVRTSVFILGDERGVKPSNLGQGYILRRLIRRAVRHGLKLGIDRAFLSELADIVFERYGLPYPELIAARAFVREELTAEEGRFSETLKKGEHEFEKLLPNLKKSKSGVIPGRVAFRLYDTYGFPLEITEELAAEHGLTVDREGFEKSFEKHQELSKKGAEKSFKGGLADHSERTTALHTATHLLHKALRMVLGEHVQQKGSNITAERLRFDFVHPEKMSDEEVRRVEEIVNQQIDRDLPVTMEMMGLEEARAAGALAFFESKYGEQVKVYSIGDFSKEVCGGPHVEHTGQLGRFKITKEQSSSAGVRRIRAVLEDR from the coding sequence ATGAATTCTGACGAACTCCGTAATAAATACATCGATTTTTTTGTTTCGAAAGGACATGCCCGTATTACGGGCCAGAGCCTTATTCCTGAAAATGATCCCACCGTGCTTTTTACTACTGCGGGTATGCATCCCCTGGTTCCATATCTGCTGGGTGAGCCTCATCCTGCAGGAACCCGCCTTACCGATTATCAGAAGTGTATCCGAACCGGTGATATCGATGCGGTAGGGGATCCCCATCACCTTACCTTTTTTGAGATGCTTGGAAACTGGTCTCTTGGGGACTATTTTAAGGAAGATGCCATTTCCATGAGTTTTGAATTCCTTACAAGCCCCAAGTGGCTGGGAATCCCGGTGGAAAAGCTTTCGGTTACCTGTTTTGCCGGTGACGACGAGGTTCCCAGGGATGAAGAATCGGCTTCCGTCTGGAAGCGTATGGGAATCCCTGAAGATAGAATTTTCTTTCTCGGTAGGGGAGACAACTGGTGGGGGCCTGCCGGCGAGACCGGTCCCTGCGGCCCCGATACAGAGATGTTTATCGACACTGGAAGGGATGCTTGCGGAGACGATTGCCGACCCGGTTGCCCTTGCGGAAAGTACTTTGAGGTGTGGAACGATGTCTTCATGCAGTACAATAAGCAGGCTGACGGAAGTTTTATTCCTCTTGAACGTACATGTGTCGATACCGGAATGGGCATAGAGCGTACCGTTGCCGTACTGCAGGGAAAACGATCGGTCTATGAAACCGAGGCCTTTACCCCGCTGATTTCAGGCATTGAGCGGCTTTCCGGAAAACAGTATGGCAAGGACGAGGGGGATGATACCTCCATCAGGATCATTGCCGATCATGTCCGAACCTCTGTTTTCATTCTTGGCGACGAACGGGGAGTGAAGCCCTCCAACCTGGGACAAGGCTATATTCTCAGGCGCCTCATTCGCCGCGCCGTTCGGCATGGGCTGAAACTCGGTATCGACCGTGCTTTTCTTTCCGAACTTGCGGATATTGTTTTCGAACGGTATGGTCTTCCCTATCCCGAGCTGATTGCTGCAAGGGCCTTTGTTCGTGAAGAGCTGACTGCGGAAGAGGGGCGTTTTTCTGAAACCCTAAAGAAGGGTGAGCACGAATTTGAGAAACTTCTTCCCAATCTCAAGAAGAGTAAAAGCGGTGTTATCCCTGGTCGGGTTGCCTTTCGTCTCTATGATACCTACGGTTTTCCGCTGGAAATAACCGAGGAGCTTGCCGCCGAGCATGGTTTGACGGTCGATCGGGAGGGATTCGAGAAATCCTTTGAAAAGCATCAGGAGCTTTCTAAAAAGGGAGCCGAGAAGAGCTTCAAGGGAGGCCTTGCCGACCATTCCGAGCGGACTACTGCACTCCATACCGCCACGCATCTCCTCCATAAGGCCCTTAGGATGGTGCTGGGCGAGCACGTACAGCAGAAGGGAAGTAATATCACCGCCGAACGGCTTCGCTTCGATTTTGTGCATCCCGAGAAGATGAGCGATGAAGAGGTACGTCGGGTTGAGGAGATTGTCAATCAACAAATCGACCGCGATCTCCCTGTTACCATGGAGATGATGGGCCTGGAGGAGGCCCGGGCCGCCGGTGCCCTTGCTTTCTTTGAAAGCAAGTACGGCGAACAGGTAAAGGTCTATTCTATTGGTGATTTTTCAAAAGAGGTCTGCGGCGGTCCACATGTAGAGCATACCGGCCAATTGGGGCGATTTAAGATTACGAAGGAGCAATCCTCATCTGCAGGGGTCAGACGAATCAGGGCGGTTCTCGAGGACCGCTAA
- a CDS encoding TM2 domain-containing protein, protein MYSTGIAYLLWLISGFGALGFHRFYLGKPGSGLLYLFTGGLFGIGAFYDLITLPMQVREANLRVGYRDAFLGAMAGDAHGPIDRTHTGGVRSLGRKESLEQAILRTAKKNKGVVTPSSVALECDKGLDDVKKALELLVEKGYADLRVTKNGALVYFFQEFSEGGSHPDLEEI, encoded by the coding sequence GTGTATTCGACCGGTATTGCATATCTTCTGTGGCTCATTTCTGGTTTTGGTGCGCTTGGATTTCACCGTTTTTATCTTGGAAAACCGGGGAGCGGACTTCTCTACCTCTTTACCGGTGGTCTTTTCGGAATCGGGGCTTTTTACGATCTCATCACTCTTCCTATGCAGGTTCGGGAGGCAAATCTCAGGGTCGGTTACCGCGATGCCTTTCTTGGGGCCATGGCGGGAGATGCCCATGGGCCGATCGACAGGACCCATACCGGAGGTGTACGGAGCCTCGGACGGAAAGAGAGTCTCGAGCAGGCCATCCTGAGGACCGCAAAAAAGAACAAGGGGGTTGTTACCCCAAGCTCGGTTGCTTTGGAATGTGATAAGGGGCTTGATGATGTAAAAAAAGCCCTTGAGCTCCTTGTGGAAAAGGGGTATGCGGATCTGCGGGTAACGAAAAATGGGGCTTTGGTCTATTTCTTCCAGGAATTTTCCGAGGGGGGAAGCCACCCCGATCTGGAAGAGATCTGA
- a CDS encoding flagellar motor switch protein FliG produces MSDPKRAAKAYGRFGKTEKPGKEGNAEKDKGQSHSDENSSLQGFLKKGITGNPYRKAAKLLLLLGKEQAARVLSHFSTDEIEKITREIAGIKRIDKEEAKLLLDQFGKAEDKVKAVSGGLDVARSILEKAFGRDKGDALLEKVIPFGGQKPFSFLEEIESQQIFLLLRRESAAVIAIVLSFLSRKKSGEIVKMLSPSLQVETVRRLGRMERVSPSVVASIEMKLQERLHAQGQVITEEVDGQAVLASILKQMNFREGERILDTLGEGDVALKEQISKRLFTVEDLLRISDRDMQRVLRDFEDREIALLMKEQNDAVKEKFFSCISDRRKLFVQSELEISGPLRRDEVDKARNDFLAYVRGLVERGEIVLSDEHNPLV; encoded by the coding sequence ATGAGTGATCCCAAAAGAGCGGCCAAGGCATACGGCCGTTTCGGAAAAACGGAAAAACCAGGAAAAGAAGGGAACGCAGAGAAGGATAAAGGGCAAAGCCATTCTGATGAAAATTCTTCGCTCCAGGGATTTCTCAAAAAGGGTATTACGGGAAATCCTTATCGTAAGGCAGCAAAATTATTACTTCTTTTAGGCAAGGAACAGGCTGCAAGGGTCCTTTCTCATTTTTCTACCGATGAGATCGAAAAGATTACCAGAGAAATTGCCGGAATAAAACGGATTGATAAAGAAGAGGCAAAGCTCCTGCTTGATCAATTTGGGAAGGCTGAGGATAAAGTGAAGGCTGTGAGCGGTGGTCTCGATGTGGCGCGCTCCATACTCGAGAAGGCCTTCGGCCGTGACAAGGGGGATGCGCTGCTCGAAAAGGTTATACCCTTCGGAGGGCAAAAGCCTTTTTCCTTTCTCGAAGAAATAGAGAGCCAGCAGATCTTCCTTTTGTTACGGCGGGAATCGGCAGCAGTTATTGCCATTGTCCTTAGCTTCCTTTCCCGCAAGAAATCGGGAGAGATTGTAAAAATGCTTTCTCCATCATTACAGGTTGAAACGGTTCGCCGTCTTGGCCGGATGGAACGGGTATCTCCTTCTGTTGTCGCCTCTATCGAGATGAAGCTGCAGGAGCGATTACACGCTCAGGGGCAAGTTATAACGGAGGAAGTCGACGGTCAAGCGGTTCTTGCTTCCATCTTGAAACAGATGAACTTCAGAGAAGGGGAGCGCATTCTTGATACCCTGGGAGAGGGCGACGTAGCATTGAAAGAACAAATCTCCAAACGGCTTTTTACTGTCGAGGATCTGCTTCGTATTTCCGACCGTGATATGCAGCGTGTTCTTAGGGATTTCGAAGATCGGGAGATTGCGCTTCTTATGAAGGAGCAAAATGATGCTGTGAAGGAAAAATTCTTTTCCTGTATAAGCGATCGCAGAAAACTCTTTGTCCAATCGGAGTTGGAGATCTCGGGGCCCCTTCGGCGTGATGAAGTCGATAAGGCTCGAAATGATTTTCTTGCCTATGTAAGGGGTCTTGTCGAACGGGGGGAGATAGTTCTATCCGATGAACATAACCCTCTGGTATAG
- a CDS encoding IS110 family RNA-guided transposase: MGDHSAVHIPPPQNEAVRNYTRLRNTRKKALGRAKQNLLSFLLRHGRCFTEGKIYWTITHYTWLKGQLFQDEVDHETFNEYLQEVHDQQEKVDRYNQRIEELAALDAYRDRVSKLRCFRGIETHTALSFISEIGDCCRFANPQQFSSFLGLVPRENSSGQRERRGSITKAGNERLRLLLIEGANSTLRSHIYGKKTKRLQARQKGNNPDVIAYADRANRRLHKVYNNLVARGVHHNKATVAVARELSCFIWGMMNDRIN; encoded by the coding sequence TTGGGGGACCACAGTGCTGTACATATACCGCCCCCGCAAAATGAAGCGGTAAGAAATTATACACGGCTGAGAAATACCCGAAAAAAGGCTCTGGGACGGGCAAAACAGAACCTGTTGTCTTTTTTACTGCGTCATGGACGATGTTTCACCGAGGGAAAGATCTACTGGACCATTACCCACTATACATGGCTAAAGGGGCAACTGTTTCAGGATGAAGTCGACCATGAAACGTTTAATGAATATCTGCAGGAAGTACATGACCAACAGGAAAAGGTAGACCGCTATAATCAGAGGATCGAAGAATTGGCCGCCCTGGATGCCTACCGGGACCGGGTATCGAAACTTCGCTGCTTCAGGGGAATAGAGACGCATACGGCCTTATCGTTTATTTCAGAGATTGGAGACTGCTGCCGGTTTGCAAACCCACAGCAGTTCTCCTCGTTCCTGGGCCTTGTTCCCAGGGAAAACTCCAGTGGTCAGAGAGAACGACGAGGGAGCATCACAAAGGCCGGGAATGAACGCTTACGGCTCCTGCTTATCGAAGGAGCAAACTCAACCCTGAGAAGTCATATCTATGGAAAGAAAACAAAGCGTCTGCAGGCACGGCAGAAAGGAAATAATCCGGATGTCATTGCGTATGCTGACAGGGCGAACAGGAGATTGCACAAAGTCTACAATAATCTTGTAGCTCGCGGTGTACATCACAACAAGGCGACCGTCGCTGTTGCCAGAGAGTTGTCCTGCTTCATCTGGGGGATGATGAACGATAGAATCAACTGA
- a CDS encoding metallophosphoesterase family protein, protein MIILLVSDLHGDIDRLSKLKEEAEAADLLVVAGDLTHFGGRSDALRVIEGCRNLGLPLFLIHGNCDTEEAARCIGEQEGSLHLVSRDFSGIRFVGLGGSLPGPLETPSTMDEEGLNQELSSISLPQDGMPLIFVSHQPPHGSCADRAMKMKHVGSTSVARWSEAVAPIAHLCGHIHESACVGRIGRTVLVNPGAFKDGRYAVVRIVGGVAEAELRRV, encoded by the coding sequence ATGATTATACTGTTAGTGAGTGATTTACATGGAGATATTGATAGACTATCCAAATTAAAAGAGGAGGCCGAAGCAGCCGATCTTCTTGTTGTTGCCGGAGATCTTACCCATTTCGGAGGTCGGTCCGATGCCCTTCGCGTCATCGAAGGGTGTCGAAATTTAGGGCTTCCCCTCTTTCTTATTCACGGCAATTGCGATACCGAAGAAGCGGCCCGATGCATTGGTGAACAGGAAGGCAGTCTTCACCTGGTCTCCCGCGATTTTTCCGGAATTCGTTTCGTCGGGCTTGGCGGATCATTACCCGGTCCACTTGAAACGCCAAGCACCATGGATGAGGAGGGCCTTAATCAGGAACTTTCAAGCATTTCTCTTCCTCAAGACGGAATGCCGTTGATCTTTGTCTCACATCAGCCGCCTCATGGAAGCTGTGCAGATCGTGCGATGAAGATGAAACATGTCGGCAGTACCTCCGTGGCCCGCTGGAGCGAAGCTGTAGCTCCTATCGCCCACCTTTGCGGCCATATACATGAATCTGCCTGTGTCGGACGAATCGGACGGACGGTATTGGTTAATCCGGGGGCATTCAAAGATGGTCGCTATGCCGTCGTTCGAATTGTTGGAGGAGTAGCCGAGGCCGAACTGAGACGGGTATAA
- a CDS encoding ABC transporter ATP-binding protein → MEWRNVSFTYDSGIEVFRHFSLEFPEGEITAILGPSGCGKTTLLHLIAGLLRPSAGSIGRDTGEAVSYLFQEPRLLPWMTVLENVCLVNKDEGAVRRFLEIVGLSSSVSRYPGELSGGMRQRVAMARAFAFDASMLLMDEPFQALDLALRLSLVNAFRHIWGQEPRTSIFVTHDIQEALVLGDRIFVLDGPLVELVGRFDNPVDRDRRSIHDPRLLALEAELYHLLIDERSRR, encoded by the coding sequence ATGGAATGGCGGAACGTTTCCTTTACCTATGATAGCGGAATCGAGGTGTTTCGCCACTTCTCATTAGAGTTCCCGGAAGGGGAGATTACCGCAATCCTCGGGCCTTCCGGTTGTGGGAAAACAACGCTTCTGCATCTCATAGCCGGCCTGTTGAGACCCTCCGCCGGTAGTATCGGAAGGGATACCGGAGAGGCCGTAAGCTATCTTTTTCAGGAGCCGCGCTTATTGCCATGGATGACGGTTCTGGAAAATGTCTGCCTTGTGAATAAAGATGAAGGAGCGGTGAGACGATTTCTTGAGATTGTGGGCCTGAGCTCCTCTGTATCACGTTACCCCGGAGAGCTCTCCGGCGGCATGCGGCAGCGTGTGGCCATGGCAAGGGCCTTTGCCTTCGATGCATCAATGTTACTCATGGACGAGCCCTTTCAGGCGCTTGACCTTGCCCTTAGGCTTTCACTCGTGAATGCCTTTCGGCATATATGGGGCCAGGAGCCAAGGACCTCGATTTTTGTTACCCATGACATTCAGGAGGCTCTCGTGCTGGGTGATAGAATATTCGTGCTTGACGGACCGCTTGTCGAGCTTGTCGGTCGCTTTGACAACCCGGTTGATAGAGATCGACGGAGCATCCATGATCCGCGGCTTCTTGCCCTGGAAGCGGAACTCTATCATCTGCTTATCGATGAGCGCAGCCGAAGATAA
- a CDS encoding ABC transporter permease: protein MKISPAKSMVLVAASVVLLLIIWEAASSIVNADIILPTPLAVLRRLIAIGDRRTFFRHIAASGERVAVSFLFSLIVGILLGVGSGLSSAFRAFLSPFVHTMRTVPVMAVILIAILWFPSTVVPVFAAVLMALPVVIGAVERGILGIDNKLVEMAHIFRVPPAECLRRVIIPQLVPSILTAAHLTLGLCWKVVVAGEILTIPRSGVGAQMQLAQLSLESEAVFAWTVVVVLSAAFSQALLSLADHFGKRSS from the coding sequence ATGAAAATTTCACCGGCAAAGTCCATGGTGCTCGTAGCGGCATCCGTTGTGCTGCTTCTCATTATCTGGGAGGCTGCTTCGAGTATCGTGAATGCCGACATTATACTCCCCACTCCTCTGGCGGTTCTTCGGCGTCTTATCGCCATCGGGGACAGGCGCACGTTTTTTAGACATATAGCGGCATCAGGAGAACGGGTTGCCGTTTCCTTCCTCTTTTCCCTCATTGTCGGAATTCTCCTCGGCGTAGGTTCGGGGCTTTCTTCCGCCTTTCGGGCCTTTCTTTCTCCCTTTGTTCACACCATGCGAACAGTGCCGGTGATGGCCGTTATTCTTATTGCGATACTCTGGTTTCCTTCCACGGTTGTTCCTGTGTTTGCAGCGGTCCTTATGGCCCTTCCCGTGGTCATTGGGGCTGTCGAGCGTGGGATCCTCGGAATCGATAACAAGCTTGTTGAGATGGCCCATATTTTTCGAGTGCCTCCGGCAGAGTGCCTGCGGCGAGTCATCATTCCTCAGCTTGTTCCCTCGATTCTTACTGCTGCTCATTTAACCCTCGGGCTTTGTTGGAAGGTTGTGGTCGCAGGGGAGATCCTTACCATTCCCCGATCGGGGGTGGGTGCTCAGATGCAACTTGCTCAACTCAGCCTTGAGTCAGAAGCTGTTTTTGCCTGGACTGTCGTTGTGGTGCTTTCAGCAGCCTTCTCTCAGGCACTTCTTTCCCTGGCAGATCATTTTGGGAAAAGGAGTTCCTAA
- a CDS encoding ABC transporter substrate-binding protein produces the protein MMRKEGTVDMKNLKQWSSFRAFSLLLTGFLLASALPLFGSGAKEKKESLVIRGAVYKGSSGFGAVRLLEDPPELGAGISVEFQVLPTPQEMVARVSSGEVDIAVFPTNLAAKLYNAGTGYRLGGVIGYGILQLLSSDTDIASWADLEGKTVYTVGKGATPDFLLRYFLSRSGVEKEVNIDYSITAAPQLAQALIGGKVEYGVLPEPFATLVSNKAPAVSSVIDFQQSWNDLYGGEAGRSYPITVVVLSSKLIDSHPEVARRFLDAYKASIEWVRANPDDAAALIEKFDIMPAAIAAPAIPNCNLVFLPAVESRPLVEDFLRVLLGFDPASIGGKLPDEGFYFQ, from the coding sequence ATGATGAGAAAAGAAGGGACAGTTGATATGAAGAATTTGAAGCAATGGAGTAGTTTCCGTGCTTTTTCCCTGTTGCTGACAGGATTTTTGCTGGCATCTGCTTTGCCGCTTTTCGGAAGTGGGGCAAAGGAAAAGAAAGAATCCCTTGTTATACGTGGTGCCGTCTATAAGGGATCCAGCGGCTTTGGGGCCGTGCGCCTTTTGGAAGATCCTCCTGAGCTTGGAGCGGGAATCAGCGTCGAATTTCAGGTGCTTCCCACTCCCCAGGAGATGGTGGCGAGGGTTTCCTCCGGGGAGGTCGATATCGCCGTTTTCCCCACGAACCTTGCTGCCAAACTTTATAACGCGGGTACCGGTTACCGCCTCGGTGGAGTAATCGGCTATGGAATTCTCCAACTCCTCTCTTCGGATACCGACATTGCCTCCTGGGCCGACCTCGAGGGAAAAACCGTATACACGGTGGGCAAGGGAGCAACGCCCGATTTCTTACTTCGCTATTTTCTTTCCCGTTCAGGTGTTGAAAAGGAGGTGAATATCGATTACTCGATCACCGCTGCCCCCCAACTTGCCCAGGCTCTTATTGGAGGGAAGGTTGAGTACGGGGTCCTCCCTGAGCCCTTTGCAACCCTGGTTTCAAATAAAGCTCCAGCTGTTTCCTCTGTGATCGATTTCCAGCAGAGTTGGAACGATCTTTATGGGGGTGAAGCGGGGCGTTCTTATCCCATTACCGTTGTCGTCCTTTCATCGAAGCTGATCGACAGCCATCCGGAGGTCGCTCGAAGGTTTCTGGATGCATATAAGGCTTCCATCGAATGGGTGAGGGCAAATCCCGATGATGCCGCGGCCCTTATCGAAAAGTTCGATATCATGCCTGCTGCAATTGCCGCCCCGGCAATTCCCAACTGCAACCTTGTTTTCCTTCCTGCCGTCGAGAGCCGCCCGCTTGTAGAAGATTTTCTCAGGGTTCTGCTTGGTTTTGACCCCGCGTCGATCGGTGGAAAGCTTCCCGACGAAGGATTCTATTTTCAGTAG
- the tyrS gene encoding tyrosine--tRNA ligase gives MADTLTVLRERGFIQQCTDEKGLETALASGPNSFYVGVDPTGISLHVGHMVPLFAMAHLQRAGHKPLAVVGGGTALIGDPSGKTEMRKIQSVETIQKNAEAIKKQIGRIVDFSDGKAKLLNNYDWLANLNYIEFLRDIGRHFSVNRMLTFESYKKRLETGLSFIEFNYQLLQSYDFYVLNRDEKCLFQIGGDDQWGNIVAGVELIRRMSGNEVFGLTFPLVTRSDGKKMGKTEKGAVFLDPNLFPPFEYYQYWRNIADADVEKFLMLFTFLPVEEVRKLGRLEGSDLNRAKEILAYEQTKLIHGKDEADKARDAAKSAFSVGGASDRGAIPFIELPNEDLEEGIGILELFAMTTLCSSRSEARRLVQQGGAVINDVKIDDIEAIVTNKQLDDDGELLLRAGKKRFFRVIAK, from the coding sequence ATGGCCGATACCTTGACCGTCCTGCGGGAACGGGGATTTATCCAACAATGTACCGATGAAAAGGGGCTGGAAACGGCCCTCGCTTCCGGGCCGAACAGCTTTTACGTTGGGGTCGACCCTACCGGTATCAGCCTCCATGTGGGGCATATGGTACCTCTGTTTGCCATGGCCCACCTTCAGCGTGCAGGCCACAAGCCCCTTGCTGTCGTGGGTGGGGGGACCGCTCTTATCGGAGATCCCTCGGGTAAAACCGAGATGCGGAAGATCCAGTCGGTTGAAACAATACAGAAGAATGCCGAGGCTATAAAAAAGCAGATCGGCAGGATCGTCGATTTTTCCGATGGAAAAGCAAAGCTGCTGAACAATTACGATTGGCTTGCCAATTTGAATTACATCGAATTTCTGCGCGATATCGGGCGGCATTTTTCGGTGAACAGGATGCTCACCTTCGAATCCTATAAAAAGCGCCTGGAAACGGGGCTCAGTTTTATCGAATTCAACTATCAGCTCCTTCAGTCCTATGATTTTTATGTTCTTAATAGGGATGAGAAGTGTCTCTTCCAGATTGGAGGAGACGACCAGTGGGGTAATATTGTCGCCGGTGTGGAACTGATTCGCCGAATGTCGGGGAATGAGGTCTTCGGGCTTACCTTTCCCCTTGTTACCCGTTCCGACGGCAAAAAAATGGGAAAAACCGAAAAGGGCGCCGTTTTCCTTGATCCGAATCTCTTTCCCCCCTTTGAGTATTACCAGTACTGGAGGAATATCGCCGATGCAGATGTAGAGAAATTCCTCATGCTTTTTACCTTCCTGCCTGTAGAAGAGGTAAGGAAGCTCGGCAGATTGGAGGGCTCCGACCTGAATCGCGCCAAGGAGATCCTCGCCTATGAGCAGACCAAACTGATCCATGGTAAAGATGAGGCCGATAAGGCCAGGGATGCTGCCAAGTCCGCGTTCAGTGTCGGCGGGGCCTCAGATCGGGGGGCGATACCTTTTATCGAGCTCCCGAACGAGGATCTGGAAGAAGGGATTGGTATTCTCGAACTTTTCGCCATGACAACTCTCTGTTCTTCGCGCAGTGAAGCCCGTAGGCTTGTTCAGCAAGGGGGAGCGGTTATTAATGACGTAAAAATCGATGATATTGAAGCAATCGTTACAAATAAGCAACTTGATGATGACGGAGAGCTTTTGCTTCGTGCAGGAAAGAAGCGTTTTTTCCGTGTTATTGCGAAATGA
- a CDS encoding glycine--tRNA ligase: MAENREVSMEKLVSLCKRRGFVYQSSEIYGGLSGAWDYGPLGVELKNRVKDYWWREMTQLHDNIVGLDAAIMMHPRVWEASGHIDNFSDPLVDCKQCKSRFRADQINLEAPCPVCGNSGTFTEPRDFNLMFATHIGPVKDDSSIVYLRPETAQGIFVNFRNVVQTSRVKIPFGIAQVGKAFRNEVTTKNFIFRTCEFEQMEMQFFVKPGEDDKWFEFWKNERISYYDKLGIRKEKLRFHRHGENELAHYAKDAFDIEYEFPMGWQELEGIHSRTDFDLSRHAEYSGKDLTYLDDDKSRYIPYVIETSAGLTRSVLMVLSDAYEEEELEGGDVRTVLHFHPSLAPVTVAVLPLVKKDGIAEIAQGVASDLREEFAVFYDQSGAIGRRYRRMDEIGTPFCVTIDYDTKEDKTVTLRFRDSMEQVRVPIDELTSRIRVEIKNYRRV, from the coding sequence ATGGCTGAGAATCGTGAAGTAAGCATGGAAAAACTGGTTTCGCTCTGCAAAAGAAGAGGCTTTGTGTATCAGTCCAGTGAGATATACGGAGGACTTTCCGGGGCCTGGGACTACGGTCCTCTTGGTGTTGAACTGAAGAACCGCGTCAAAGATTATTGGTGGAGGGAGATGACCCAGCTTCATGATAATATCGTCGGCCTCGATGCCGCTATCATGATGCATCCCAGGGTTTGGGAGGCCTCGGGGCACATCGATAACTTTTCCGATCCCCTGGTGGATTGTAAGCAGTGTAAGAGCCGCTTTCGGGCCGATCAGATCAATCTTGAGGCTCCCTGCCCCGTTTGTGGCAACTCGGGAACCTTTACCGAGCCCAGGGATTTCAATCTGATGTTCGCAACCCATATCGGCCCTGTCAAGGACGACAGCAGCATCGTGTATTTGCGTCCCGAGACCGCCCAGGGAATATTCGTCAATTTCCGTAATGTCGTTCAGACCAGCCGGGTGAAGATCCCCTTCGGCATTGCCCAGGTCGGAAAGGCCTTTCGCAACGAGGTGACTACGAAGAATTTCATCTTCCGAACCTGTGAGTTCGAGCAGATGGAAATGCAGTTCTTTGTAAAGCCGGGAGAGGATGACAAATGGTTCGAGTTTTGGAAAAACGAACGTATTTCCTATTACGATAAGCTCGGAATACGAAAAGAGAAGCTCCGTTTCCACCGTCACGGCGAAAACGAACTTGCTCACTACGCAAAAGATGCCTTTGACATTGAATATGAGTTTCCTATGGGCTGGCAGGAACTTGAGGGTATCCATTCCCGTACCGACTTTGACCTGAGCCGTCATGCGGAATACAGCGGCAAGGATCTCACCTATCTTGATGATGATAAGTCCCGCTATATACCCTATGTGATAGAGACCTCGGCAGGGCTTACCCGTTCGGTTCTTATGGTTCTTTCCGATGCCTATGAAGAAGAGGAGTTGGAAGGCGGCGATGTGAGAACCGTGCTTCATTTCCATCCCTCGCTCGCTCCTGTCACCGTTGCCGTGCTCCCCTTGGTAAAGAAGGATGGCATCGCGGAAATCGCCCAGGGGGTCGCTTCTGATCTTCGTGAGGAGTTCGCCGTTTTTTACGATCAATCCGGCGCCATCGGCCGTCGTTATCGCCGCATGGACGAGATCGGAACACCCTTTTGCGTTACCATCGACTATGACACGAAAGAGGACAAGACCGTCACGTTGCGTTTCAGGGATTCCATGGAGCAGGTTCGGGTTCCCATCGATGAATTGACCTCCCGAATAAGGGTAGAGATTAAGAACTACAGGAGAGTGTGA